In the genome of Candidatus Saccharibacteria bacterium oral taxon 488, one region contains:
- the pnp gene encoding polyribonucleotide nucleotidyltransferase → MAIINPSGKEIFSVTTELCGRPLTLEVNRVGFRTTGSVLVRYGDTVVLGSAQVGSRPVQLDYFPLSIDYEEKFYAAGKISGSRFIKREGRPSDEAVLIGRLIDRPIRPLFPKGYRQEVQVVATVLSMDPDFRPDVIAMIAASSALMLTGTPFDGPVAGLRVGRVNGEFKAFLTPEERAQSDLDLVVAGIESGITMVEAGAREVSEEVVVDAMAWAHQMMQPAIQLQRELAAKVAPTPQEYHLVLPDEAIQQTADEWVDGKLGEKVRRPYPERNEVVNEIRWAFHEAMVEKLGLSAEEYDEVRDEYDEAFTLALHNDVRRGIVEDNMRPDGRKLTEIRPLSSEVGLLPRAHGSSLFTRGVTQGMNIVTLAPLSYAQLVDTMEVNDGERRYMHHYNAPGYTVGEVKRMGSPGRREIGHGYLAERALTPVLPSEEDFPYAIRSVTEIMSQNGSTSMAATCSSCLALMDAGVPLSAPVSGIAMGLMMDGDTPYVLSDIADAEDFAGDMDFKVTGTAKGITALQMDMKVHGLPVAVLRQAIEQSKAGRAFILDHMLSILPAPRETLSPYAPRIEKLKIDPDKIGAVIGKGGEVINKITSETGAEVDIKEDGLITIASPNGESIEKALVWIKSLVEEPEVGKIYEGKVVSIKDFGAFVNILPGVDGMVHISKLADHRVAKVTDVVKEGQTVRVKITGIDERGKINLTMIGL, encoded by the coding sequence ATGGCAATTATTAACCCGAGTGGCAAGGAGATTTTTAGCGTTACCACCGAGCTGTGCGGCCGTCCGCTGACACTGGAGGTGAACCGGGTCGGCTTTCGGACGACGGGCAGCGTGCTGGTGCGCTACGGCGATACAGTGGTACTGGGCAGTGCCCAGGTAGGCAGCCGGCCAGTGCAGCTGGATTATTTCCCGCTGTCGATTGATTATGAAGAAAAATTTTATGCCGCGGGAAAGATTTCTGGCAGCCGCTTTATCAAGCGCGAAGGTCGCCCGAGCGACGAGGCGGTGCTGATCGGCCGGTTGATTGATCGTCCGATTCGACCGCTGTTCCCGAAGGGTTATCGCCAAGAAGTGCAAGTGGTGGCGACGGTACTAAGCATGGATCCGGATTTTCGCCCGGATGTCATCGCTATGATTGCGGCGTCGAGCGCGCTGATGCTGACTGGTACACCATTTGACGGACCGGTGGCGGGGCTCCGCGTCGGGCGGGTAAATGGCGAATTCAAAGCCTTTTTGACTCCGGAAGAGCGGGCGCAGTCTGATCTTGACCTGGTGGTGGCTGGGATTGAAAGTGGTATCACTATGGTGGAGGCTGGTGCTCGGGAAGTATCAGAAGAGGTGGTTGTCGATGCCATGGCGTGGGCGCACCAGATGATGCAGCCAGCGATTCAGTTGCAGCGCGAGCTAGCGGCTAAAGTGGCGCCAACTCCGCAAGAATACCATCTGGTTTTGCCTGACGAAGCTATCCAGCAGACGGCTGATGAGTGGGTTGACGGCAAATTAGGCGAGAAAGTCCGCCGGCCGTATCCAGAGCGCAACGAAGTGGTTAACGAGATTCGCTGGGCATTTCACGAAGCGATGGTCGAAAAGCTAGGTTTGAGTGCTGAGGAGTACGACGAAGTGCGCGATGAATACGATGAAGCATTTACCTTGGCATTGCACAACGATGTGCGCCGCGGTATCGTCGAGGATAATATGCGTCCAGACGGCCGCAAACTAACTGAAATTCGCCCATTAAGTTCAGAAGTTGGTTTGCTACCACGGGCGCACGGCTCAAGCCTGTTTACTCGCGGCGTGACTCAGGGTATGAACATTGTGACTTTGGCGCCGCTGAGTTACGCGCAGCTGGTTGATACCATGGAGGTTAACGACGGCGAACGGCGCTATATGCATCATTACAATGCGCCTGGCTATACGGTTGGCGAGGTTAAGCGGATGGGCAGCCCGGGCCGGCGCGAAATTGGCCACGGCTACTTGGCAGAGCGAGCCTTAACGCCGGTGCTGCCGAGCGAGGAAGATTTCCCGTACGCTATTCGCAGTGTTACCGAAATTATGAGTCAGAACGGTTCGACGTCAATGGCGGCGACTTGCTCGAGCTGTTTGGCGCTGATGGATGCCGGCGTGCCTCTCTCGGCGCCAGTTAGCGGCATTGCCATGGGTCTGATGATGGACGGTGATACGCCGTATGTATTAAGCGACATCGCTGATGCCGAGGACTTTGCTGGCGATATGGATTTCAAGGTGACTGGTACGGCCAAGGGCATCACGGCGCTCCAGATGGATATGAAGGTGCATGGCTTGCCGGTGGCAGTGCTGCGCCAAGCGATTGAGCAGAGTAAGGCGGGCCGGGCGTTTATCCTTGACCATATGCTGAGTATTTTGCCAGCGCCGCGGGAGACACTCAGCCCGTATGCGCCGCGGATTGAAAAGCTAAAAATTGATCCAGATAAAATCGGCGCCGTGATCGGTAAGGGCGGCGAGGTGATTAACAAGATTACCAGCGAGACTGGTGCCGAGGTTGATATCAAGGAAGACGGCTTGATTACTATCGCCAGCCCGAACGGCGAGTCAATTGAGAAGGCGCTTGTTTGGATTAAAAGCCTGGTCGAAGAGCCAGAAGTTGGCAAAATCTACGAAGGCAAGGTCGTCAGTATCAAAGATTTCGGGGCCTTCGTGAATATTCTGCCAGGAGTTGACGGCATGGTGCATATCTCGAAGCTAGCAGATCACCGCGTGGCTAAGGTGACGGATGTAGTCAAGGAAGGACAAACCGTTCGCGTAAAAATCACCGGCATTGATGAGCGCGGTAAGATTAACTTGACGATGATCGGGTTGTAA
- a CDS encoding sortase, translating into MKQITHAKSCRRWLSMSLAIIMLAGGGYTLITAFSPFFRAQLINPMRNETTQLLAATPETNITEDRLYIPKIDINVPYATGGAETMERGAWWRQPENGNPVDGGNFVLSAHRFIMGLTPQQTIQKSPFYNIDKLRIGDEIIIDYRGKRYTYVISRLFDVKPDAVHIENRTNKPQLTLYSCTLGGAADGRMVFVATPR; encoded by the coding sequence GTGAAGCAGATAACCCACGCCAAAAGCTGCCGCCGATGGCTCAGTATGAGTCTGGCTATTATCATGCTCGCTGGCGGCGGCTACACACTCATCACGGCGTTTAGTCCATTCTTTCGCGCTCAGCTCATTAACCCAATGCGTAACGAAACTACCCAGCTTCTCGCCGCTACGCCAGAAACCAACATCACCGAGGATCGTCTCTATATTCCCAAAATTGACATTAACGTGCCGTACGCTACTGGCGGTGCCGAGACTATGGAACGAGGTGCATGGTGGCGTCAGCCAGAGAATGGCAACCCAGTTGACGGCGGCAACTTTGTTTTGTCTGCCCATCGATTTATCATGGGTCTAACACCACAGCAAACCATCCAAAAATCGCCATTCTACAACATTGATAAGCTACGCATTGGCGATGAAATAATCATTGACTACCGCGGCAAGCGCTACACCTACGTCATATCCCGGCTATTTGATGTCAAGCCGGATGCCGTTCACATCGAAAACCGAACCAACAAACCACAGCTTACCCTCTATTCATGCACCCTCGGCGGCGCGGCTGACGGCCGAATGGTTTTCGTGGCTACACCGCGCTAA
- the rpsO gene encoding 30S ribosomal protein S15, giving the protein MISKDDKAKAIALTQVNKDDVGSPQAQVSILTARIKEVTKHLKANKHDFMARRGLIQMVGKRKRLLRYLERTDFESYKAVVAALGLRK; this is encoded by the coding sequence ATGATTAGCAAAGACGATAAAGCGAAAGCAATTGCTTTGACTCAGGTCAACAAGGACGACGTTGGCAGCCCGCAGGCGCAGGTGTCGATCTTGACGGCTCGTATCAAAGAGGTCACAAAGCACCTGAAGGCGAATAAGCACGACTTCATGGCGCGCCGTGGCTTAATCCAGATGGTTGGCAAGCGCAAGCGCCTGCTCAGATACCTGGAGCGAACTGATTTTGAGAGTTATAAAGCGGTTGTGGCTGCCCTGGGTCTGCGTAAATAG
- the truB gene encoding tRNA pseudouridine(55) synthase TruB: MDEVLLIDKPAGMTSFGVVARLRRVLSQAAGKKVKVGHTGTLDPFATGLMIIVTGKKCREADTFTKLDKWYEAEIMLGQISTTGDPEGELTHVSVRQPSRSEVEAALGTFVGEIKQRPPIFSAIKINGRRAYQLARQGQPVDMPERTVSIYALELVTYEYPRLVIRAHVSSGTYIRSLAVDIGQKLETGAYCRRLRRQAIAEYDVTQAKPLADFGISS; this comes from the coding sequence ATGGATGAGGTGCTGCTCATTGATAAGCCGGCTGGCATGACAAGTTTCGGGGTAGTAGCGCGGTTGCGGCGGGTGCTCAGCCAGGCGGCGGGCAAGAAAGTGAAAGTTGGCCATACTGGTACGCTCGATCCGTTCGCTACGGGACTGATGATTATCGTGACGGGCAAGAAGTGCCGCGAGGCTGATACCTTTACAAAGCTTGATAAGTGGTATGAAGCAGAAATCATGCTTGGCCAGATATCGACAACCGGTGACCCCGAGGGTGAACTGACTCACGTGTCGGTGCGGCAGCCGTCTCGCAGTGAGGTTGAAGCGGCACTCGGTACATTTGTGGGTGAAATCAAACAGCGCCCACCGATATTTAGCGCCATCAAGATCAATGGCCGTCGGGCCTATCAGCTGGCACGTCAAGGCCAGCCGGTCGATATGCCGGAGCGCACCGTGTCGATCTACGCCCTGGAGCTTGTCACCTATGAGTATCCTCGCCTGGTGATTCGAGCGCATGTTTCGAGTGGTACGTATATTCGGAGTTTAGCGGTTGATATTGGTCAGAAGCTAGAAACAGGGGCCTACTGCCGCCGGCTGCGCCGCCAGGCTATCGCTGAATATGACGTCACTCAGGCAAAACCATTAGCGGATTTTGGGATTTCGTCTTGA
- the rpsT gene encoding 30S ribosomal protein S20: MPIIKSAIKRAKQTLKRRERNIGIKRDIKSAVKAFMAEPSAATLAAAHSELDTAVKKNLLKKNTAARRKSALSAIAKEAGVKLEATKKAAAKAPAKTAAKTTAKSTATKKPAAKKPAAKEAN; this comes from the coding sequence ATGCCAATCATCAAATCCGCCATCAAACGGGCAAAACAAACCCTAAAACGCCGCGAGCGCAATATCGGTATCAAGCGCGACATCAAGTCAGCCGTCAAGGCCTTTATGGCCGAGCCAAGCGCCGCGACGCTGGCTGCTGCTCATAGTGAGCTTGACACCGCTGTCAAAAAGAACTTGCTCAAGAAAAATACTGCCGCTCGGCGCAAGAGCGCTCTCTCAGCTATCGCCAAGGAAGCTGGTGTGAAGCTTGAAGCAACTAAAAAGGCAGCCGCCAAAGCTCCAGCAAAGACGGCGGCAAAAACCACTGCGAAGTCAACTGCTACCAAAAAACCAGCTGCAAAAAAGCCAGCAGCCAAAGAGGCTAACTAG
- a CDS encoding prepilin-type N-terminal cleavage/methylation domain-containing protein, whose amino-acid sequence MGRQTGFTIVELLIVMVVIAILATIGIVAYSGVRQDATDTKIRSIVKIAGDALQIYDTQKRTLPSGQGTFNNANSVDSLVPQYIQPGYREGVSSKNASNPNDIFVWYPCKDTSGKITGIAVFAALNSAKPQESAQVNAVKATCNIPGAAVPTTGNPAYNYVQTF is encoded by the coding sequence ATGGGTAGGCAGACAGGTTTTACAATCGTTGAACTATTAATTGTGATGGTCGTGATCGCGATTTTGGCGACCATCGGTATTGTGGCGTATTCGGGCGTGCGCCAGGACGCCACTGACACCAAGATCCGTTCCATTGTCAAGATCGCTGGGGACGCGTTGCAGATATATGACACACAGAAACGAACGCTGCCGTCAGGACAGGGGACGTTCAATAACGCTAATAGCGTTGACTCACTTGTGCCGCAGTATATCCAGCCGGGGTATCGCGAGGGTGTCAGCAGCAAGAACGCGTCAAATCCAAACGATATTTTTGTCTGGTATCCGTGCAAAGATACCTCCGGCAAGATAACAGGTATCGCGGTATTTGCGGCCCTTAATTCCGCCAAGCCGCAGGAGTCGGCTCAGGTTAATGCGGTCAAGGCGACCTGTAACATTCCGGGCGCCGCCGTGCCGACCACCGGTAATCCGGCGTATAATTACGTGCAGACATTTTAG
- a CDS encoding uracil-DNA glycosylase: MDEAARLEVLAAEIVAGDICHDLALQATQLVMGDGRADADIVFIGEAPGKNEDLQGKPFVGAAGTFLDEMLAAAQLRRQDVYITNIVKYRPPNNRDPLPEEKRAFWPYLMRQLQIIQPKVVITLGRHSGMAFIPDLAISRDHGNPRWAQFNGLKFLVIPLYHPAAALYNGALRQTLIDDFVRAAQLAAQASA, translated from the coding sequence ATGGATGAGGCAGCGCGACTGGAGGTTTTGGCGGCAGAGATTGTCGCTGGTGATATTTGTCATGACTTGGCGCTGCAGGCAACGCAGCTGGTGATGGGCGACGGTCGAGCTGACGCGGACATTGTATTTATCGGTGAAGCACCAGGAAAAAACGAAGACCTTCAGGGCAAACCATTCGTTGGGGCAGCTGGTACATTTCTTGACGAGATGTTAGCCGCAGCCCAGTTACGTCGCCAAGATGTCTATATCACCAATATTGTTAAATATCGGCCGCCAAACAATCGTGACCCACTACCGGAGGAGAAGCGCGCTTTTTGGCCGTATTTGATGCGTCAACTGCAAATTATTCAGCCAAAGGTAGTCATCACATTGGGTCGGCATAGCGGCATGGCATTTATTCCTGACTTGGCGATCTCGCGTGATCATGGCAATCCGCGCTGGGCACAATTCAACGGTTTGAAGTTCTTGGTAATTCCGCTGTATCATCCGGCAGCAGCGCTGTATAACGGGGCATTGCGGCAGACGTTAATTGATGATTTTGTGCGGGCGGCGCAATTGGCCGCCCAGGCGAGCGCCTGA